Proteins found in one Rhodovulum sp. MB263 genomic segment:
- a CDS encoding bacterioferritin-associated ferredoxin, which produces MIVCHCQCISDQDINAAIDWMRASDPATIITPGKVFRSLGKRADCGDCMTLFLDTMRANASLEVPPGLQNLRPKHRKEKTSCKATQRSSNT; this is translated from the coding sequence ATGATCGTCTGCCACTGCCAGTGCATTTCCGATCAGGATATCAACGCCGCCATCGACTGGATGCGTGCCTCGGATCCGGCAACCATCATCACCCCGGGCAAGGTGTTCCGCTCGCTCGGCAAACGCGCCGACTGCGGCGACTGCATGACGCTCTTCCTAGACACGATGCGTGCAAACGCTAGTCTAGAGGTTCCACCTGGCTTACAGAACCTCAGGCCCAAGCATCGAAAGGAAAAGACCTCATGCAAGGCGACCCAAAGGTCATCGAATACCTGA
- the bfr gene encoding bacterioferritin, whose translation MQGDPKVIEYLNSALRSELTAISQYWLHYRLQDDWGLGHMAKKSREESIEEMNHADKLMARILFLEGHPNLQKLDPLRIGQSPKETLECDLAAEQDARALYKEAREYCAEIGDHVTKELFDELLADEEGHIDFLETQLDLYGRVGAENYALLNASKMDEAE comes from the coding sequence ATGCAAGGCGACCCAAAGGTCATCGAATACCTGAACAGCGCGCTCCGCAGCGAACTGACCGCCATCAGCCAGTACTGGCTGCATTACCGTCTGCAGGATGACTGGGGGCTCGGCCATATGGCCAAGAAGAGCCGCGAGGAAAGCATCGAGGAGATGAACCACGCCGACAAGCTGATGGCGCGGATCCTGTTCCTCGAAGGCCACCCCAACCTGCAAAAGCTCGACCCGCTCCGGATCGGGCAGAGCCCCAAGGAGACCCTCGAATGCGATCTGGCCGCCGAACAGGATGCCCGCGCGCTTTACAAGGAAGCGCGGGAATACTGCGCCGAGATCGGCGATCACGTCACCAAGGAGCTGTTCGATGAGCTTCTGGCCGACGAGGAAGGCCATATCGACTTCCTCGAGACCCAGCTCGACCTCTACGGCCGTGTCGGCGCCGAGAATTACGCGCTGCTCAACGCCTCGAAGATGGACGAGGCCGAGTAA
- a CDS encoding di-heme oxidoredictase family protein — MGSAAAAGPLTQAVTGPGLSALPFTAAEQARIAEATALPRDFTRPQPFEALAGGAGTVAGAAAFSSPLANLPPGEGLDFRGGQALFDRGWVSAPSSTIASDGLGPLFNARSCLACHPGGGRGAAPKGPGDLPAALMLQLSVPDPGASGIEGYLAAGPDPVYGRQIQPLGLPGLTAEGRPRVAYDEIEMALSGGESALLRRPRYELADPGYGPLGADTVISPRIAPGLAGLGLLEAIPEEAILALADPEDEDGDGISGRARLLPGPDGRPVLGRFGWTAAQPTLEAQIAHAFAHDIGLSSPLYPEGHGDCTPAQTACRAAPDGGDPEQGGFEISATALDLVTRHSRHTAVPARRDAAAPGVLAGKKLFHDSGCAACHRPAFVTRRLPEAPALSFQLIWPYSDLLLHDMGEGLAGGGAGPSGREWRTPPLWGLGLARALEPKAGYLHDGRARSLLEAVLWHGGEAAPARDRVATMPAADRAALIRFLESL; from the coding sequence ATGGGGTCGGCGGCCGCCGCCGGCCCCCTGACCCAGGCCGTCACCGGACCGGGTCTTTCCGCCCTGCCCTTCACCGCAGCCGAACAGGCCCGCATCGCGGAGGCGACCGCCCTGCCGCGCGACTTCACGCGCCCGCAGCCCTTCGAGGCGCTGGCGGGCGGCGCGGGCACGGTGGCGGGGGCCGCCGCCTTCTCGTCGCCGCTGGCCAACCTGCCCCCGGGCGAGGGACTCGATTTTCGCGGCGGGCAGGCGCTTTTCGACCGCGGCTGGGTCTCGGCGCCGTCCTCGACCATCGCCTCGGACGGGCTCGGCCCGCTGTTCAATGCGCGCTCCTGCCTGGCCTGCCATCCGGGCGGCGGCCGGGGCGCGGCGCCCAAGGGGCCGGGCGATCTGCCCGCCGCGCTGATGCTGCAGCTCTCGGTTCCCGACCCCGGCGCATCCGGCATCGAGGGCTATCTCGCCGCAGGGCCCGACCCGGTCTATGGCCGCCAGATCCAGCCGCTGGGCCTGCCCGGGCTGACCGCCGAAGGCCGCCCGAGGGTCGCCTATGACGAGATCGAGATGGCGCTGTCCGGGGGCGAAAGCGCCCTGCTCAGGCGCCCCCGCTACGAACTGGCCGATCCGGGATATGGCCCGCTTGGCGCCGACACTGTCATCAGCCCGCGCATCGCGCCGGGGCTGGCGGGGCTGGGGCTCCTCGAGGCGATCCCCGAAGAGGCGATCCTGGCTCTGGCCGATCCCGAGGATGAAGATGGCGACGGCATTTCCGGACGGGCCAGACTGCTGCCCGGCCCCGACGGGCGCCCGGTGCTGGGCCGCTTCGGCTGGACCGCCGCGCAGCCGACGCTGGAGGCCCAGATCGCCCATGCCTTCGCCCATGACATCGGGCTGAGCTCGCCGCTTTATCCCGAGGGCCACGGCGACTGCACCCCGGCCCAGACCGCCTGCCGCGCCGCGCCCGATGGCGGCGATCCGGAACAGGGCGGTTTCGAGATCTCGGCAACCGCGCTCGATCTGGTGACGCGGCATTCCCGCCATACCGCCGTGCCCGCCCGGCGCGATGCCGCCGCCCCCGGGGTGCTGGCGGGCAAGAAGCTGTTCCACGACAGCGGCTGCGCCGCCTGCCACCGCCCTGCCTTCGTCACCCGCCGTCTGCCCGAGGCCCCGGCGCTCAGCTTTCAGCTGATCTGGCCCTATAGCGACCTTCTGCTGCATGACATGGGCGAGGGTCTGGCCGGAGGCGGCGCCGGGCCCTCGGGGCGCGAATGGCGCACGCCGCCGCTCTGGGGGCTGGGTCTGGCCCGCGCGCTGGAACCGAAGGCGGGCTATCTGCATGACGGCCGCGCCCGGAGCCTGCTCGAAGCCGTGCTCTGGCATGGCGGCGAGGCCGCCCCCGCCCGCGACCGCGTGGCGACGATGCCAGCGGCCGACCGCGCCGCCCTGATCCGTTTCCTGGAGAGCCTATGA
- a CDS encoding imelysin family protein has protein sequence MTKPTLATCTLAMGLAGTAALADAPAPDAVLSTYADIAAATYGDALTGAERLQQAVDALVAKPSPQALDAARRAWLAARVPYQQSEAFRFGNPIVDDWEGKVNAWPLDEGLIDYVDAGYGGATDENPLAAINVIASPSFEIAGETIDASEITPELLSETLHEADGVEANVATGYHAIEFLLWGQDLNGTDPGAGERPWTDYARGDDCTNDNCDRRGAYLKAATDLLVSDLGWMVAQWEEGGEARAAVMADNAAGLSAILTGMGSLSYGEQAGERMRLGLMLNDPEEEHDCFSDNTHNSHYYDGLGIRNVYLGSYTRIDGTEVSGPSVSDLVAAKDADLDIEMKTKLDATMAALARLKTAAEAGFAYDQMLARGNEAGEALIMGGVNALVDQTASIERVVETLGVSGVSVEGSDSLDNPSAVFQ, from the coding sequence ATGACGAAACCGACGCTCGCCACCTGCACGCTGGCCATGGGACTGGCCGGAACGGCAGCCCTGGCCGACGCCCCGGCCCCGGATGCGGTGCTGTCCACCTATGCGGACATTGCCGCCGCCACCTATGGCGACGCGCTGACCGGCGCCGAACGGCTGCAACAGGCGGTGGACGCGCTTGTCGCCAAGCCCTCGCCGCAGGCGCTCGACGCCGCGCGCCGGGCATGGCTCGCGGCCCGCGTGCCCTATCAGCAGAGCGAGGCGTTCCGCTTCGGCAACCCGATCGTCGATGACTGGGAGGGCAAGGTGAATGCCTGGCCGCTCGACGAAGGGCTGATCGACTATGTCGATGCCGGCTATGGCGGCGCGACCGACGAGAACCCGCTGGCCGCAATCAACGTGATCGCCTCGCCGAGCTTCGAGATCGCGGGCGAGACCATCGACGCCTCGGAGATCACCCCCGAGCTGCTGTCCGAGACGCTGCACGAGGCCGACGGGGTCGAAGCCAATGTCGCGACCGGCTATCACGCCATCGAATTCCTGCTCTGGGGGCAGGATCTGAACGGCACCGATCCCGGTGCGGGCGAGCGGCCCTGGACCGATTATGCCCGGGGCGATGACTGCACCAACGACAATTGCGACCGGCGCGGCGCCTATCTCAAGGCCGCGACCGATCTTCTGGTCTCCGATCTCGGCTGGATGGTGGCGCAATGGGAAGAGGGCGGCGAGGCCCGCGCGGCGGTGATGGCCGATAACGCGGCCGGGCTGTCGGCGATCCTGACCGGCATGGGCAGCCTGTCCTATGGCGAGCAGGCCGGCGAGCGGATGCGCCTGGGGCTGATGCTGAACGATCCCGAGGAAGAGCATGACTGCTTCTCGGACAACACCCATAACAGCCATTACTATGACGGGCTGGGCATCCGGAACGTCTATCTGGGCAGCTATACCCGGATCGACGGCACCGAGGTCTCGGGGCCTTCGGTCTCGGATCTGGTCGCGGCTAAGGATGCCGATCTCGACATCGAGATGAAGACCAAGCTCGACGCCACCATGGCGGCGCTGGCCCGGCTGAAGACCGCAGCCGAGGCGGGCTTTGCCTATGACCAGATGCTGGCGCGCGGCAACGAGGCCGGCGAAGCGCTGATCATGGGCGGCGTGAACGCGCTTGTCGACCAGACCGCCAGCATCGAACGCGTGGTCGAGACGCTCGGCGTCAGTGGGGTCTCGGTCGAGGGCTCGGACAGCCTCGACAACCCCTCGGCCGTTTTCCAGTGA